From one Pristis pectinata isolate sPriPec2 chromosome 12, sPriPec2.1.pri, whole genome shotgun sequence genomic stretch:
- the LOC127576478 gene encoding LOW QUALITY PROTEIN: uncharacterized protein LOC127576478 (The sequence of the model RefSeq protein was modified relative to this genomic sequence to represent the inferred CDS: substituted 2 bases at 2 genomic stop codons), with protein MTDTGSTILSLLVPLFIIVELINENSRPSKNQTHLPPAGEIGCTKDIPENISAVHTYALTTVISLCNHCRQGCRSLLEKRSTSGNLLHSTSGLHLRTGCFSQSVTQSPTAVTMKECQSLTITCRFQTGSWGSYDFQTGHFFKQSRPAAERERISSGEKFVMSTNKGEMTFSLQILDLRVDDSATYYCQAEYKWDETQXXADGTGSTVTVTAASISSPSRIPARHSYPAGQIVTLSCKYSGFCRYTVHWYRQLPEQAPIFLLQRHTSGKQDKENAAGGRISGSLDPVQKISRLTITKLLLSDSAVYHCALSPRTAQ; from the exons ATGACAGACACTGGAAGCACCATTCTGAGCCTACTCGTGCCTCTCTTCATCATTGTTGAACTCATCAATGAGAATTCTCGTCCCAGTAAAAATCAAACGCATCTGCCGCCAGCAGGAGAAATCGGTTGCACCAAAGAT attccagaaAACATCTCCGCCGTCCACACCTACGCATTGACCACCGTCATTAGTTTGTGTAACCACTGCCGTCAGGGTTGCAGGAGCTTGCTTGAGAAGCGATCAACCAGTGGAAACCTGCTGCACAGCACCTCTGGTCTCCACCTCCGGACAG GCTGTTTCAGTCAGTCGGTGACCCAGAGTCCGACAGCGGTGACCATGAAGGAGtgtcagtctctcaccattactTGCCGTTTCCAGACTGGTTCTTGGGGTAGCTATGATTTCCAGACCGGACATTTCTTCAAACAATCCCGCCCCGCGGCAGAGCGGGAGAGGATCTCCAGCGGGGAAAAATTTGTTATGTCGACTAATAAAGGAGAAATGACTTTTTCGTTGCAAATTCTGGACCTTCGGGTTGACGACAGCGCCACCTATTACTGTCAAGCTGAGTACAAATGGGATGAAACACAGTGATGAGCCG ATGGAACTGGGTCAACGGTCACTGTCACAGCCG CTTCAATTTCCTCGCCGTCCCGAATTCCAGCTCGACATTCTTATCCTGCTGGCCAAATAGTGACTTTAAGCTGTAAATATTCCGGGTTCTGTCGATACACAGTACACTGGTACCGGCAGTTGCCAGAGCAGGCACCGATATTCCTGCTCCAGAGGCACACTTCGGGAAAGCAGGATAAGGAAAACGCTGCAGGAGGACGAATTTCTGGTTCCCTCGATCCTGTCCAGAAAATAAGCCGGTTAACCATCACCAAACTGCTCTTGAGCGATTCGGCTGTGTATCACTGTGCGCTGAGTCCTCGCACAGCACAGTGA